From the Hevea brasiliensis isolate MT/VB/25A 57/8 chromosome 13, ASM3005281v1, whole genome shotgun sequence genome, the window TTTTGCCTTTTTTCAAATACCTACAAGCTTCACTCTGTGTATATATGAAGTCAGTTTTATTTTATAAATGAAGGGAAAAGGCACATTATACCTTTTGCGTTTTGTTTTCCTGCAAAAAAATAAAGTTGGCACATATGCATAGATGAGCAGGTCGGCCCTGCATTCTGATTTTGAGCTAATCGCATCAGTTTGCTTCATTGTCCAAGCTTACCGGGACGAAGCTTTGCTGTCCGTTTCTGtatatttaatttacaataaCGAATGAATAGTTTGTAATGCGAAGATGATGTAGCTCTTGTTAGATTGTGAGGTAATTAATGAAGTTGGTTGTGGAGCGGTGGAGTGCCTTGAGAATGCTTATTTTTGGCTTGAAGTTTTTCTTGCTTTCTGAATTTTAAAGGATAAATAAATACTCCTTATATctcattttaagtattttttaaagTTTTTCAATATTGGATAACATAATACTAATTGACTTaaatgtaaaattaaaaaaataataataattaatatttaaaatgattaatCACTTATATATAATTTTCAGTTTCaaaaaatagtaattttttttaaaaaaaaatctgcaTTATATTATGTCTAAGTTTTCTAGTATTTTCAATATATATAATTCAAATTTTCGTGGCGCATAGCGTAGGTATGCTTGAATGACGAGACTTTGCAAATTTAATACTAAAAaagaatatacagaaaatttcaacaaCAAAAGTAAACCTTCCTCTCCCTCGCGTTCCCTCCAAGCAACTTTTCAAAATATGAACCTATTCTCCTCTCCACTTTAAGTATAGAATAACATAgaaaaattgaaaggaaaaaaaaatggtaCATTTATTATAAACtcgattttatataaaaataatttaaataattattaaattaaatatttattttaaaatttatataaaattaattaagatatatgtaataaaaatataaatttaaatgtaattatttaatttaataataactaAGTTCATCtccatataaattaaaattttctatagTTTCACTCTTGAAGAAAATTCCGTTCCAATCTTCTAGAAATTCAACATGAGTAGGCCTCGCATGGCCTGATGAAAGGGGAAGGCATGGATGATAATTAAATCGGGCATTTCTTCAGCAGCTTGCAAAAGGTAAAATCCGTTGCCTTTTGTTTTCAGTTTGAAGAGTGATTTTAAAGAAAACGAGACGAGTAATAAATGCGTAATAGGCCGCAAACAACGGCGCCGCGGCGACCAAGAATGCGGGGCATATGGCAAACACGTGTTGGATAGTCCTTGTCCGTGACAGCCTTGCGGGCATCCAAACAGCTGTTAATGTCTGCGTCGTTTTTTACTTTTGTTTAGTACTGTATCTTTTAAGCTTACGATCGAAGTTAAGCTATTAATAAATTACccaagatttaaattctttaataaaAAACAATATGGTAGTTTTCTTTGTCGAGATTAACTTTGGTGGGAAAGAGCAACAGACACGGAGCACCACAAGCATGAAATCCGACGACAAAAAATGGAACTGTTCGTGAATAGAAACAAGGGTAAATTAGGGCAGCCCCTTGTATCTAGCTTTGTAATCCTGCCCTAATTTTTTGCTTTCTCTTTGACTTCTTTCACTTGACCCAACTCCTTCATAATATTTTACTATGCCCTTTTTGACTACTTCACATATATTCCCTCTTGTTTTTGTACTTTTTCATACCCTTTTTTCCAATAAACCTATCAATATTGGCACTCTGCATATCCAGAGAAAGATGTTCTGAAGTGCTGccaaattcattttattttattgcctcaaaaaaaaaaaagacatgcaTGTGTGTCTCCTATATTTGTCCCCATGAAGTACAGTTGAAAAGGAACAGTTTTAAGCTTCTAATCCTCAATCATAGAAAGAATAGTATAATCCTCTCGAATTAAATATTAAGTTGCTGTTTAATCTCTTAGTGTAATGAGACTGATTTCGGGGTTCACGTTTTGCAAAGAAGTGACCCGTTAAAGGGAACAACAGAAGCCACCATACCTTTCAATTAGAATGTTCATCACTCAATGTATTTTCATGTTCTCTTTTGTCTCTTACAAAACCCTCAAGTACAAATAGTCCTCTACACTATAATACATATATAGACATATAATCCCAACTTCTCCTTTTATCTTTTCAACTTTGTGATCCTTAAGGAGTCATCTCGATCGATAATCATGTCGTTCATTCCCTCATTTTTCATCTTCTTCCTGTGTCTTTCCATGCATGCATGCATTGCTCGGCGTCTTGGCTTAGTCAAGGTaggttcatatgccctagtgtagATAATTATACGTATGCTTCCTCTCTCTTTATGTAGTATTGCTTTAATTTTTTGGGTCCGGTGCAGGTTGGAGAAAGGGTTAAGCAAAAGATAAATATCGACCCAGCAGTTCAAGGGAGTACAATTAGAGAGGGCATCATTAACAAGATTGATGGTGCTGTGATGACTACTCATCAAGAACCAAAAATCGACTCAAAGCTTGTCAGCCAAAGTTCAGGTCAAGTTCCCATCAAGCCTCTTGTTTCGGTTTCTTGGAGAGTGCCCAGCAAGAAGGGAGACAAACCTGCAGGGTTTCACTCAGATTATTCTATGCCAAGAATGCGCACTCCATCTCACAACTGAAGTTTCCCTCTCTATATTTGTTCTTCATTTTCTTGGGACTTTTGCGCATACTTGAGCTTCAATTTTGTGGCCTTATGAGATTACCTACAACTCAAAGAACCTTAACTAGAACTGTATATTAATTTTGCTGTTCCAGGCCATAGCTACTCCACCACCGCTATATATATAATTCCTTCTTCTCTAGCCAGTTTTGTACACCAtagttatataaatttataaattttacattAATGTTCCACTGCTCTTCTTCTTAAATTCATCAGTGATATCATGTGTACTTGTGaaataattaaaacaaaataaacttGTTTCTACCAAATACATAACATATTGCTTCTTTTTAATAAATAGATAATTTTCAAACTTATCCTAAACGTCATTTCATATATATAATGAAGCTTACTTTCTTTTTTCAACGTTTATATCCCTATTCCAGTTCGATTGAAGGGGTACCTCGTAGGGTTGTTAAACTTGGTCCCAGCCCTGCATTACCAGTGTTTCGATGTCGCTTCGCATAATAATCTTTTCTTTTGGTTTTGAATACTCACAGCAATATTGCTTGTTACCAAATCCAATCTATAACTAGAAGAATAACATGATTGGTAAATAACctcacaattttttttaattaatttcgattgggacttaatttaaaattttataattttaaaaatgatcCTAATAATATTAGTTAAAACTAATATAATTAAACTCTCGACATTAGTTGCTTCAAGTAATTTTTCATAATAAGcagcctatatatatatatctcgttatttttttgttaaatattaataaatgtacatattaattattatatgagCTATATAAGGAAAATTATTGCCTAGAATGGGTCCAATATAGACCCAAGATACAAATATATGAGATCCATATATCTAGTAGGGGAGTCTCATTATATATATTGTGTCTTGAGTCTATAATAGACTGGATATAGGTAAGAAAAATCTACTATTATATAAAATGATATCATAATTAAAGGATAATCAAGACACACACCTAAACTAAAATTATTTTGCTAAACGGCATTTTCAAGGGTAGTGAGCTGGTGGGCTGCAGCGTTAGCTTTAGAGACAAAGACAAAGCAATGTGTTAGCATTTCAATTCACTAATATTAATTTGTATCTCTACCAGACAAATTAATTCAATCAATCCCTAATCCCCTGTAACAAAAATCAACGAtgcatttaaaattttgaataactaagaaTATATAGATTGCAAGCAGTTCAAATCCCAAACAAATTTATCAATAAGAACACAAACATAGTGACAAATTAAATTTTGAAGATATTGGATCTCAATGACATGAATATATAGAGGTAAGAAAATTAGCATGCTCTAATCTTATATGCTCTCGGCAATCAACATGCCTTAACTAATTTATAACTAGGAATATGCCCAAATTGCTGGCCATGAAACAGACAATGCCATCGGCTATCTCGATCTTGAGCGGTGTTTGCTCTTCAAGAACAACTATTTGTATATTCTTATAAGGACAGAGGGGTGTATGTGTGAATCTAGGAACCTGTTCAACTCATGTATAGGATCACATTAATGCTTCCCCCACCCCCCCGCGCCCCGCCCCCCCTTCGAAGAAAAAACACCGTATTTTCAAGAACCGAGATTAATTCAAATTAAACAAACGAAAGATAACCATTCTTCCATGGTTCTCCTCTCCCAGCAAATGGAGCGTCAATTTGTTTCGTAAGCAACTCTTGATACTCCAGAAGGAAGCCCGGCCCAAAATCACTGAAAGAACTAGAAGTGTTGAACCATATCACTTGTCACGTGGGGTCAGTGTCCAGCGTCAGACGTCGCTCATCTTATGCAGTAATCGCACTATCAGATTCTCGTTGTCTATGTAATTCTTTGATAACGACACGCCCATTTATGTACATTAGATTCGAATATGCGGCGAACACCTTTCTTCACTTATCCGCTCTTCACAATCCCACTCTAGTGTAGCGGAGGATTAGTGTGATTGAATTCCCGAATTATCCTTGCCACCACCAACCTTTTGACTGTGCTCTTCCTCGTTCTGCTCACAGACTTGTCTTCTTTGCCCTGTAAATGCCTTTCAATTGGTGTGCACTATCGCCAAGTTTACTCGCAAAAACCCTAACTCGATCTACTACGTCTAACTTGACTCACTGTGTTCCCCTTCTCAACTCGTCATAGCAATGAGCCGAATTAGGAGAATCGAGATCCTCGAACCTTACTACCCCTCCATCTATGTTAGCGAAGTCTCCATTTTCACTCCCAAGATACCAGCTTTTCCCTCATTTGTAATTGAAGAGGAACCCAATGATCACAGTGTTGCTCTTGATCTTTTAAGCCCCAAGCCCAACCCCTTTGAGCTCTTCGACTCGGTGTCGAATCTAATCCAAATTGAGAAAGCGCCGTCTTTTTGCTCCTACAAGAGGATCCAGACACGAGTCGGGACCGAAATGTGCTTGCAGACCCTATGTGGTCGAGTCAGCAGTCTTGAGTCAAGGTTTGACAGCTTGATCAACGCGAAGGTTTACGAGGGGGACCGGAAGTTCACATGGACTGCGGAGGTCAAGCGACCAGTGGAGAGGAAGAACAAGTGGACTGCGGAGATCAAAGAaggaaggaaaaataaagaagagaAGAAGGCGGGAGTTGAGAAGAACTACAAATGGATCGCTGAGATGAAGGGAAAAGAAGAGGAGCATCCGATCTCGCGGAAGTACACATTCGAAGTGTCCAGTGGCGATGCGGGTGAGTGTAGCGGAtcaggaaagaaagagaaaaaggatAAGAAGGAGAAGAAAGTAAAGAAGGGAGAGAATGGAGTGCGTCTCGTGGAGATTGAAGAACCCCATGATCATGGGGTTTTAGCTCTTAGACAGGTACATTGAATTGCACTTTCCGTTTCATTAGATTATATCTTGTGAAAATGACCTTTCTTTTTGTTTTTGTACGAATCATTTCAACGtgttgatttttttctttttttctttttttttttttttaaatttcgggGAAGGCTTTTGCAAAGAGAGCTGGAGCTTCCAAAATTAGCAAAGGAAAGCAGAAGGAATTGTCTCCTCAAGATGCTGCATTGATGATCCAGCTGACTTTCAGAGCCTATCTGATACGTAGATCAAAGGCTCTTCGTGCTCTTAGAGAGCTGGCAATTGCCAAAGCGAAGTTGAAGGAAATCAGAGCGTTGTTCAACAATTTCTCCTACCGTAGACAAGTAGCCCGTGATGCAGAGGAGCGCCAGAGGTTCTCTGAAAAAATTATTGTGCTCCTCCTTACTGTTGTTGCCATTGAGGTAACATTGTTTCTGTATCTCTTTCATTGACATATAATGTCGATTAACACTCGCTTTTTCTGCCCCTATACATGGTGTCAATATAAAACTTTGTAATTTGCTATTCCTTATACTGAATTACTTCAACAAATTGTCCTCCTATCAGTGATTACAACAATTGCTCTAACCCACTCAATGGCAACATATATACATAATTGAGGTTAGAAGATTAAATGCTACGTTGCCGATATAAAGTTTGTTTTATACTGAGATATTTTGTTTTATGAAGTGCTAACTGTTCTTGCGTGCTACGAGTTCGCACAGTACCAACTCATCAACTTGTGCCCTTTCACCTTTTTTTTTCCCCTCCAATCGTCTCTTGTTAGGTAAACAGGACTTTCGTTGAACCACGCTTTACTTGAACAATGATCTTAGGTTGTATTTGGACTCGCTTAATCTTTTAAATTTGAATTGAACTAATTGAAGTAGTTTtataatatattgattttatttagtgTATTAAATTCGTGAATAAAAGTAGGTTCGTAAATGTGGATGAAAGTTAGTGTGAATACAAAATTCCTACTTAAAAGGTATAATATCAAATGTCCACTATATTTTGATTCATCTCTTTTTCCTTTAACAAGTATAAATCTCTGTTTATAAATTCTAACTAAAAGCTCAAATTCAAGTTCTTTGTTTATAAATTCTAACTAAAAGCTCAAATTCAAGTACTTACATTTCAAACTCAAAGTCCAAATTCAACTTTGTTTTTTCCCCAACTTGAAAGAAGATAGAAGTTGTTTCATAAATTTTAAGGTGCATAAATGTAGATGAAATCATAATCTAGTTTTCTGTCTTGTTTTACATGTAAATTGAGATTGTTTGTGACATctcattttgcattttttttcaTGTATGCTCACTTTTTGGCCTtgtaagaaaatgaattttactctGTTTTTATGTTTTCAAAGTTCTTTTGAGATGATGTTGATAATTATTCTCTGGCTGCATTATTAATTACACGTGTTACCATGTGGTCAAACTTAGGCATTGTTTATAAAGGTTGCCATCTAACTGCACTACTTACCTGCAGCATTTACTCAgacattttggcaagctttcacTCGGGACTTTCTCTATGTTAGGGAAGAGTATTATTTCATCCAATCATTGAATTCAAAGGTGTCAGATACTAAAGTTTTAGGATAAATGTACAAGTTTGGTTCAGTAAACCCTTACTTTGGGCATTTAACTGTCAGTGTGAGACACTGTAACAGAACAATTAAATCGATAACCAGATCAAGTTCAATgggtgaaaagtgaaaatggtgtaaaattttaaatttcttgtttgaTTGTATATTATAGCTATATTTCATTTTGCTTTAGAGGGAGTGATAGTTGCATGGTTTGTGGCACTAAGGGAGTTCTTAGGTATGAAGTCTCATACCTTAATAACAAGGCATAAATGGGTAGATTTATAGATAGATTTTGTGTGGAAAGTAAAGAAGTTTTTAAGGTGGCAATGAAGGCGTGGATGCTATTGTCAGAAGGGTACAGtctaataaatttatttactCAATACATTTATAATACACGGTAATCTTATATAACAATACCTATAACTTTGTTCAGCCCTGTGgcccttctcttttttttttttttttccctccttCTTCTTTGGGATGGCGTGGGTGGTGTTGTGTTTTGAGGAGGGTGTGCAGAGGAGGCTTTGGCCAAAGCTCAAAAGCCGCTGAAACTGCTTGGGGCCTGGGCACAAACTTCTTTTTGACCCCAATAACATGGGCCAAACAGGCTCTTCTAGGCTTCAAGACTTCAGGTTTTAGCATATGCACAAACTTATTTGTGCGTATGCAGAGGAAGACTTGTCTAAGCAAAGACAATGAATTGCTTTCCTTTTGATAGCCCAAGATTGAGGGAGAAGGATTTATTGTTTTTCTATAAATCCTATTGatgtctttttcttttctttcaattttaataTTTCCGAATAGTAATTTATTGCATATTTTATTAACTGCTGTTGATTAGGCATTAAGAGTCCCATTTTGGTGATGACTTGTTAGTGAACCATGAATATCAGAAGGCCTTTCTCCAGGATGGTCAGGAGCATTCATGTTAAtcatcatgtaggaatttgttCTTGCTTTTCTGTCAATCTTGCTATCCTGCCCACATCTCCTCTCCTCTCCACACACAccacaaccccccccccccccccccccaaaaaccaaaaaaaaaaaaaaagccttctCTAATATAAGCAACCAAAGATATAGCCTACATATATTGGTTCTTCAATGGTTTTGACATTTTGCAATCTCAGGGACCTGATCTAATGGTGCGCGCTGCAAAAAAGTCCATGGTGGATGAGCTAGAAGCAATGCTTGACGTGGTGGACACTCAGCCTCCGGGGAAATTACTTTCCATGAAAAGACGGACATTTGATATGCCTGATGGTGTTATCAGGAAAGAAACAGCTTGATAATTAAGTGAATCGCACTGGCACTTTTGAGGCATGCTTGTGATGACATGGGTTTGTTGGGATCATCCCGTGGCTTTACTTGGTGTTCTGACTTCTTTTGGTGTTGTAAAATATGGAGCTGACTAGTATGGTTCAGTTGTTGATTTCTGTTGGGCTGCAGTTGGCTGGACAAATTCGTAGTTCTTTCTAAAAGTTCAAGTGATGGAGTGTTTGTTTCCTATATTTTTACGTAATATTATCAGAATTCGTGGATTGACGGATAAACAGGTCTATTTGTTTGCCAGTCATGATACGGCGCCCTTGTCAACGTTTGCATTTGGACAGGCAAACGACTTGTAGTTCTAGAATTATGGACCCGTTATCGCACGATGTCTGTGTTTCCTTTCGGCAGTTATAGAGCATTTTTTGGTCTCTGGAGGGATGCAGTGGCAGAGAGTTGTTCCAAATTACAAAAGACGAGCGACTTTCGCTGGCTAAACAGAGGGCGGATGTTTGCGAGTCTCAAACGACAAATGACCCGCCCTTATATTGAGATGAGAGCACGTAGGGTGTGTGGGTTCAGATTCAGTTCTTTCTAAAAATCATAATTAAACTTagttttttcaatattttaatttaatttaatttttttatattactgTTGAATTGAatctcaattttttaaaaaagattaCACAATTATTGTTGTGACAAGTGAAACTTAATCATCATTTgagtttaatattaattattctaaAATAAACTCATTATTTTTGCTATATGAAACTAATTATgatcaaatttaatatttatcaatttaaatttattaatatgtaattattagcatataaataaaaaaaaagaggtgTTTTTGAATATAGCTTAtaacttatttttatataaattaattaattatgtattacaacattaattatatgtaaatatatataattaatatttaaattatatcatacatttaaaagaaattaaaaatacataattaatttaattgtttaatttaattcgattttattaaaaaaataattaaattaaaatagtaaaaaaaaaagtttattgcGTTGATTTTTCTATTGTTGATTTTCTCGGTTCTAGAAAATTAGAAACCTGTCATTTCATTTTCATTGGTCGATAGaccttttttaatttttgtttggtaAAATTTCAATGTTAAATAGCCATGAAAACTTTCTTTTTGCTATTTCGAGGCATATAGTATCAATGGCAGCAAAGCTAAGTTGAACTCTTCTACCGATTAAAATTATTGAATCTCAAGTAATAATCCTGTATAAGCTCGCTGCTAGATttgtaataaaatatataatttatcgtTCCTGTCTTTTGTGTACTCTctataattattttacaaatatGTGCAACTTTAGATTTTAACAAGATTGGAACCGTTAAAAAAATACTGTTAGAATTTAAAAAAttgatataaataataaaaatttaattataaatattttttaatatatatattatacgcgTATCAAATGATTTctgatttataattattttataataataaactcatgattttttaattataaatgtactcctaatgaatataaaattttaaatttaataataataataataataataaaattatattcccATTATTTTAACTGAAAATTCCCtgcgttatttatttatttgcaaTATGAAAACAGAGTACGCCAAGGCCAGGCTGGGTGCTGTATAGCTCATTAGAGACATCGGGCAGAGAAAAGTGGGCGCAGGTGTTGAAAATGGAAGTACTCGAAAGATCCGAGTCAGAGGAGGCAGGTCATTTTCCATTAATAGAGTTGGTTCCAAGATTGACTATTCCATAATTCAAATCCCACAGGAAGAAAATGACCAGATCTATTGCCACTTCAAACTCCGCTCTCTTTTCCAGTTATTGTTTTCCAAAATTCCTGTGCTCCACCGGACACGGCTTATCTTTGTCTCTCTGCCACTGCCAATGGAGGGATTCATACGCTATTCAGTGCATCTAATGCACTGCATTTTTCATTCTGTCCCGTCAATTTTATAGTTCAAGTCTACATTATACAATTGAAAAAGAACAAGCAGACGATGTACGTAGTTGCGAAGTTGCTTGGCAGCTTTGGAAGAATGTGTTTGGGGTCTACCTTTGAaatttggtatcttttcaacctacAATGGCAGAAACAGCTGTATGCAAGAAAATTTGCCAGGGGCACTCGTTTATTACCGTTAACTTTTATATTGAATTCTACTTAAAGTCCTAACGAACGTATTAAAGAAAAGATAGGAGTGgtatcaattaaaaataagttaaaaaaaaaaagattagaatGATTTGATCATGTGAAGTATAGACATAGGGAGGCTTCAGTTAGACAAAtaaagcacattaggttagaagataaaaagaaaaaaaaagagtagacctaaattaacttggaggagagcagtacaacatgacctaaaaacattaaatatttatgaggatttaatccaaaatcatttaaagtggagaaagcgaatataCATaactgaccccaa encodes:
- the LOC131171748 gene encoding uncharacterized protein LOC131171748 is translated as MSFIPSFFIFFLCLSMHACIARRLGLVKVGERVKQKINIDPAVQGSTIREGIINKIDGAVMTTHQEPKIDSKLVSQSSGQVPIKPLVSVSWRVPSKKGDKPAGFHSDYSMPRMRTPSHN
- the LOC110669625 gene encoding BAG family molecular chaperone regulator 7 produces the protein MSRIRRIEILEPYYPSIYVSEVSIFTPKIPAFPSFVIEEEPNDHSVALDLLSPKPNPFELFDSVSNLIQIEKAPSFCSYKRIQTRVGTEMCLQTLCGRVSSLESRFDSLINAKVYEGDRKFTWTAEVKRPVERKNKWTAEIKEGRKNKEEKKAGVEKNYKWIAEMKGKEEEHPISRKYTFEVSSGDAGECSGSGKKEKKDKKEKKVKKGENGVRLVEIEEPHDHGVLALRQAFAKRAGASKISKGKQKELSPQDAALMIQLTFRAYLIRRSKALRALRELAIAKAKLKEIRALFNNFSYRRQVARDAEERQRFSEKIIVLLLTVVAIEGPDLMVRAAKKSMVDELEAMLDVVDTQPPGKLLSMKRRTFDMPDGVIRKETA